One genomic segment of Thioclava sp. GXIMD2076 includes these proteins:
- a CDS encoding iron chelate uptake ABC transporter family permease subunit, whose amino-acid sequence MSRKALLWGAGLIVLALTLLAGAAIGETRLPLASVARVLANHLWQAGYPVDRIDAGIIWSYRLPRAIVAASCGAGLALTGVVLQALLRNPLADPYLMGLSAGASTGAVLVSIAGFGAGALSMSAGALIGALAAFAAVVALAHAIPGTARGTSGAAAIILAGIAGSQMFNALTAFIIARSANAEQARGIMFWLMGNLSGVRWEDVLPAVVVTCLGALVCLWHRHALDAFTFGAESAASLGINVPKTRGILITATAVMIGVLVSKVGAIGFVGLVVPHAMRFLVGTRHQRLVPASALAGAVFLVLADIVSRIIVPGQVLPIGVVTALIGAPAFALILMRGAR is encoded by the coding sequence ATGAGCCGGAAGGCGCTTTTATGGGGTGCGGGGCTGATCGTTCTCGCGCTGACCCTGCTGGCCGGGGCGGCCATTGGCGAGACGCGGCTGCCGCTGGCTTCGGTTGCGAGGGTGCTCGCCAACCATCTTTGGCAGGCGGGCTATCCGGTGGACCGGATCGATGCGGGTATCATCTGGTCCTACCGGCTGCCCCGCGCGATTGTGGCGGCCAGCTGCGGGGCGGGGCTGGCGCTGACGGGGGTCGTGCTTCAGGCGCTGTTGCGTAATCCGCTGGCCGATCCCTATCTGATGGGGCTCTCGGCGGGCGCTTCCACCGGCGCGGTGCTGGTAAGTATCGCGGGGTTCGGGGCGGGGGCGCTCAGCATGTCGGCAGGCGCGCTGATCGGGGCGCTTGCGGCCTTTGCTGCCGTGGTTGCGCTGGCTCATGCCATCCCCGGCACGGCGCGCGGCACCAGCGGGGCGGCCGCGATCATCCTTGCCGGGATTGCAGGCAGCCAGATGTTCAATGCGCTCACCGCTTTCATCATCGCGCGCTCGGCAAATGCCGAACAGGCGCGCGGTATCATGTTCTGGCTGATGGGCAACCTCTCGGGTGTGCGCTGGGAGGATGTGCTCCCCGCCGTTGTGGTGACCTGCCTCGGCGCGCTCGTCTGCCTCTGGCACCGACATGCGCTCGATGCCTTCACCTTCGGGGCCGAGAGTGCGGCATCGTTGGGGATCAATGTGCCCAAAACGCGCGGGATCCTGATCACCGCGACCGCAGTGATGATAGGGGTTTTGGTGTCGAAAGTGGGTGCCATCGGTTTTGTCGGGTTGGTGGTGCCCCATGCGATGCGCTTTCTGGTGGGCACCCGCCACCAGCGCCTTGTGCCGGCCTCGGCGCTGGCGGGGGCGGTGTTTCTGGTTCTCGCCGATATTGTCTCGCGCATCATCGTGCCGGGGCAGGTTCTGCCCATCGGGGTGGTGACCGCGTTGATCGGGGCGCCCGCTTTCGCGCTGATCCTGATGCGGGGGGCGCGCTGA